Proteins from a genomic interval of Brienomyrus brachyistius isolate T26 unplaced genomic scaffold, BBRACH_0.4 scaffold34, whole genome shotgun sequence:
- the LOC125721555 gene encoding uncharacterized protein LOC125721555: MSIVKTTVNLQRIDWLLPKGAVSVRIAPEYIPGPVGRGQTSSSDAGRWKKCRTRPPAASSLTTSASPGSAAIPVATSRGQQGTGRRRNTAGGRSGRRRRYDQQKGLEPKPSSPTFSSSSFLFPSSAPSPFVSSPFLFMGSSVLSPHLLTPVSPAPHPYSAPGLVHLTPLLQAPAQAVAASSHLEKFYWLYNFYVTKYSKMTYDAKCFTEYWCQEFWNRHLNEINLAKQGKNEDNEGTHSSKRRRIDEDEFIFPIDALEQLSTMPRAQEMGVEMGYQSDAHSYISL, from the exons atgtccatcgtgaaaaccaccgtgaatctccagaggattgactggctgctgccgaaaggtgcagtcagtgtgcggatcgccccggaatacatccccggtccagttggccgag gacaaaccagttccagtgatgctggccgttggaagaagtgccgcaccaggccgccggcagccagctccctgaccacgtctgcgtctcctggatctgctgccatcccggtggcaaccagcaggggtcagcagggcacaggccgccgtagaaatacggcgggaggccggtcagggcgaagaaggaggtatgaccaacagaaggggttagagcctaagcccagctcaccaaccttctcctcctcttcatttttatttccgtcttcagccccctccccttttgtttcatccccatttctttttatgggctcctctgttttatcGCCACACTTACTCACACCTGTtagcccagctccacatccatattcagctccaggcctggttcatctgacccctctgcttcaggctccagcacaggctgtagccgcctcatctcacctggaaaaattctattggttgtataacttttatgtaaccaagtactctaaaatgacctatgacgccaagtgctttactgagtactggtgtcaggagttttggaacagacatttaaatgaaattaacttagcgaaacaggggaagaatgaggataatgagggtactcattcatccaagaggcgtaggattgatgaagatgagttcatctttcctattgatgcactggagcagctaagtaccatgcccagggctcaggagatgggtgtggaaatgggctatcagtcagatgcacatagctacatttccctgtag